The Temnothorax longispinosus isolate EJ_2023e chromosome 4, Tlon_JGU_v1, whole genome shotgun sequence genome has a window encoding:
- the LOC139811638 gene encoding uncharacterized protein isoform X1, whose amino-acid sequence MSEHDDTLLDEDLGDEEYDLGNDEEEALLADDYELERQNSYKGEEETDDVLDLGVTDALDDLDAEDENIEFSRGNTDKRSDNDFYKDGDHPEAQSTSSYYEQDENADYANEHEALPQSSRNSESSSVNISNIGKGDLREKLQKNVQKSMYVGNGQGMEDDDCEEAKERRNRFQNERTMISPKMNNDIPDTLENVLTSEPSRMPFRGRGRGRGTRGSRGGRFILQNTGNFNPRFGTTRPSFENQPPACRPPLIQTRPCGSLLGVPSNIQTQQLIYQQANPQQSFQQPFGPNGPMQGPPPAQFVENRPQFNPGQFQGLLGPRPISSRLPEYGPRGPLTAGSMQGPNYNCPPNQPPYHSQPPMQPPFQNPAGIMQENRPLQENRPMQENRLMQENRLMQENRPMQGNQGPLLQGNPGGGSLLGNPNMLLPGNPPNMLPPGGNLPMPPMQGFPRQQPAQGPPMQNLPPNVQMPSQPPFENRLPPFQEPQFEGRSAYDARAGYHPDQVPNSQFNNTMPPVPQQSVSNVSHSVSSLPPGHKILINPHFRGTVQPANDSRLVWDSNQQVQPQASHSGQFPQPHPSYQNQGSYNQSPQQGPSQNYQQNYQQNKSDDPYAYFSDVWQENRPQRPQNMSPPSKHYPSDSNYSRESNYSDSKYKSEGQWDQKDNYQEDHRGSQQSYRERDLPLRTRNDHVQRSRTPPNVYRSDPYDQKTSRPPINVASRGVSRLPQKRISDSLDKGPREMSPKRSKPPNRNLQEVRRVDTVNETVADKEEDNDPEMQEYRKKMEEQKRLREKLLREKENRRKMAAIEKQNEDAKTDSSIAAANENTQQEAKPVPTRFVNDSAVKTHPVVAKGRNRPVNTQSTEAVDRPSNVRIIRTIQTNDLSDMSGSKSNSTHATNQASDIIQTRQVVQQSGVRRVVIQKPLLNSQKIATTIQKTVSNLQKSQGLQQKISNTQVIQTQKVLQNQGNMLQKSAVVGSKAAVVNQRIVAHKTPGGLQKTVINDSANVHGQKVTNAQQNPQRIVLQKSAVQAKKLPEIKTNTVKLENLAASTSETQIRRMCQAIGTIESIRMGEGSATIVFKTQSAAMVFHKKYQRKMLDLSLITVRLVPQSASGNKAVTAVTKKS is encoded by the exons CAGAATAGCTATAAGGGAGAAGAGGAAACAGATGATGTACTGGACTTAGGAGTCACGGACGCGCTCGACGACTTAGACGCCGAAGACGAAAATATAGAGTTTAGTAGAGGCAATACTGATAAACGTAGCGATAACGATTTCTATAAAGACGGCGACCATCCGGAGGCACAGTCGACGTCGTCGTATTACGAGCAGGACGAGAATGCCGATTACGCGAACGAGCACGAGGCGTTGCCTCAGTCCAGCAGAAATTCGGAATCGAGTAGCGTTAACATTTCTAATATCGGCAAGGGTGATCTGCGCGAGAAGTTGCAGAAAAATGTACAGAAGAGCATGTACGTCGGCAACGGGCAAGGAATGGAAGATGACGACTGCGAGGAGGCGAAGGAAAGGCGGAACAGATTTCAAAACGAGCGCACGATGATTTCTCCAAAGATGAACAATGATATTCCGGATACCTTAGAGAACGTCCTCACATCGGAGCCATCCAGAATGCCGTTCAGAGGAAGAGGACGGGGTCGTGGGACAAGAGGAAGCAGAGGAGGacgatttattttacaaaatactgGAAATTTCAATCCAAG GTTTGGTACGACACGGCCGAGTTTTGAAAATCAACCGCCTGCGTGCAGACCGCCACTAATACAGACCAGACCGTGTGGTTCTCTCCTTGGCGTACCAAGTAACATACAAACTCAGCAGCTAATATACCAACAAGCTAATCCACAACAATCCTTTCAACAGCCCTTCGGCCCGAATGGTCCGATGCAAGGGCCGCCGCCGGCGCAATTCGTGGAGAATAGGCCGCAGTTCAATCCCGGACAGTTCCAAGGCCTTTTGGGACCGCGGCCAATTAGTTCGAGGCTACCTGAGTATGGACCCAGAGGTCCTTTGACCGCGGGATCAATGCAGGGACCGAACTATAATTGTCCGCCCAATCAGCCACCGTATCACTCGCAACCGCCGATGCAACCGCCGTTCCAAAATCCAGCTGGCATTATGCAGGAGAACCGGCCGTTGCAGGAGAACCGGCCGATGCAGGAGAACCGGCTGATGCAGGAGAACCGGCTGATGCAAGAGAACCGGCCGATGCAGGGTAATCAGGGGCCTTTATTGCAAGGTAACCCGGGTGGTGGATCGCTCCTCGGTAATCCGAACATGCTGCTGCCCGGGAATCCTCCGAATATGCTGCCACCGGGGGGAAACCTGCCGATGCCGCCTATGCAGGGATTCCCGCGCCAGCAGCCCGCCCAGGGTCCACCCATGCAAAACCTGCCGCCGAACGTGCAAATGCCTAGTCAGCCGCCCTTCGAGAACAGACTGCCGCCGTTCCAAGAACCGCAGTTCGAAGGCCGAAGCGCCTACGACGCAAGGGCTGGTTACCATCCCGATCAAGTACCCAATAGCcaatttaataatacgatGCCACCGGTACCACAACAGTCGGTATCTAATGTGTCACACAGTGTGTCGTCTTTGCCTCCAGGCCACAAGATTCTAATCAACCCTCATTTCAGAGGCACCGTTCAGCCTGCGAACGATT CTCGACTCGTATGGGATTCTAATCAGCAAGTCCAACCACAAGCTTCTCACAGCGGGCAATTTCCACAACCTCACCCGTCGTATCAGAATCAGGGATCGTACAATCAGTCTCCTCAACAAGGTCCATCGCAGAACTATCAACAGAACTATCAGCAAAATAAAAGTGAT gACCCGTATGCATATTTTTCTGACGTGTGGCAAGAAAATAGACCACAGAGACCTCAAAATATGAGCCCGCCGAGCAAGCATTATCCTTCAGATAGCAATTATTCTCGCGAAAGTAATTATAGCGATAGTAAATATAAATCGGAGGGTCAATGGGATCAAAAGGACAATTATCAAGag GATCACAGAGGATCTCAACAGAGTTACCGAGAAAGAGATTTGCCGCTACGAACAAGAAACGATCACGTGCAGAGAAGCAGAACGCCGCCGAATGTGTATCGCAGCGATCCTTATGACCAAAAGACCTCTAGGCCTCCGATAAACGTTGCGTCTCGCGGAGTGAGCAGGCTTCCACAAAAGAGGATTTCTGACTCCTTGGATAAAGGGCCGCGGGAAATGAGCCCGAAACGCAGTAAGCCGCCTAACAGAAATCTTCAAGAGGTGCGAAGAGTAGATACAGTAAATGAAACCGTTGCTGACAAG GAAGAAGATAATGATCCAGAGATGCAGGAATACCGCAAGAAAATGGAGGAGCAAAAACGACTTCGAGAAAAATTGTTACGCGAGAAGGAGAACAGGCGTAAGATGGCCGCGATAGAGAAACAAAATGAGGATGCGAAGACTGACTCGAGTATTGCCGCAg CAAATGAGAATACGCAGCAAGAAGCGAAACCTGTGCCGACGCGATTTGTAAATGACAGCGCTGTTAAAACTCACCCTGTTGTTGCCAAAGGACGCAATCGTCCTGTCAATACACAGAGCACAGAG GCTGTGGACAGACCTTCTAATGTGCGAATTATCAGAACGATACAAACCAACGATTTATCCGACATGAGTGGTTCAAAAAGTAATTCCACACATGCGACTAATCAAGCCAGTGATATTATACAAACAAGGCAAGTGGTGCAACAGTCTGGCGTGCGAAGAGTTGTGATACAGAAGCCTCTGCTGAATTCGCAAAAGATCGCCACAACGATTCAAAAAACTGTCTCCAATCTGCAAAAGAGTCAGGGACTACAGCAGAAAATATCTAATACGCAAGTCATACAGACGCAGAAAGTTTTACAGAATCAGGGTAATATGTTACAAAAGTCTGCGGTCGTCGGTTCGAAAGCAGCAGTCGTCAATCAGAGAATAGTAGCGCATAAAACGCCGGGTGGTCTGCAAAAGACCGTGATTAATGACAGCGCAAATGTTCACGGCCAGAAAGTCACGAATGCGCAGCAAAACCCCCAGCGAATTGTACTGCAGAAGTCTGCGGTTCAAGCGAAAAAGTTACCCGAGATAAAGACAAACACagttaaattagaaaatttggCCGCGAGCACGTCTGAGACCCAAATCAGACGTATGTGTCAAGCCATCGGAACCATTGAG AGCATACGCATGGGCGAGGGTAGTGCGACCATTGTGTTTAAGACGCAATCTGCCGCTATGGTGTTTCACAAGAAATACCAGCGTAAAATGCTCGATTTATCGCTGATAACCGTACGTCTCGTGCCGCAAAGTGCATCCGGGAATAAAGCGGTCACAGCGGTCACAAAGAAATCCTAA
- the LOC139811638 gene encoding uncharacterized protein isoform X2, which yields MSEHDDTLLDEDLGDEEYDLGNDEEEALLADDYELERQNSYKGEEETDDVLDLGVTDALDDLDAEDENIEFSRGNTDKRSDNDFYKDGDHPEAQSTSSYYEQDENADYANEHEALPQSSRNSESSSVNISNIGKGDLREKLQKNVQKSMYVGNGQGMEDDDCEEAKERRNRFQNERTMISPKMNNDIPDTLENVLTSEPSRMPFRGRGRGRGTRGSRGGRFILQNTGNFNPRFGTTRPSFENQPPACRPPLIQTRPCGSLLGVPSNIQTQQLIYQQANPQQSFQQPFGPNGPMQGPPPAQFVENRPQFNPGQFQGLLGPRPISSRLPEYGPRGPLTAGSMQGPNYNCPPNQPPYHSQPPMQPPFQNPAGIMQENRPLQENRPMQENRLMQENRLMQENRPMQGNQGPLLQGNPGGGSLLGNPNMLLPGNPPNMLPPGGNLPMPPMQGFPRQQPAQGPPMQNLPPNVQMPSQPPFENRLPPFQEPQFEGRSAYDARAGYHPDQVPNSQFNNTMPPVPQQGTVQPANDSRLVWDSNQQVQPQASHSGQFPQPHPSYQNQGSYNQSPQQGPSQNYQQNYQQNKSDDPYAYFSDVWQENRPQRPQNMSPPSKHYPSDSNYSRESNYSDSKYKSEGQWDQKDNYQEDHRGSQQSYRERDLPLRTRNDHVQRSRTPPNVYRSDPYDQKTSRPPINVASRGVSRLPQKRISDSLDKGPREMSPKRSKPPNRNLQEVRRVDTVNETVADKEEDNDPEMQEYRKKMEEQKRLREKLLREKENRRKMAAIEKQNEDAKTDSSIAAANENTQQEAKPVPTRFVNDSAVKTHPVVAKGRNRPVNTQSTEAVDRPSNVRIIRTIQTNDLSDMSGSKSNSTHATNQASDIIQTRQVVQQSGVRRVVIQKPLLNSQKIATTIQKTVSNLQKSQGLQQKISNTQVIQTQKVLQNQGNMLQKSAVVGSKAAVVNQRIVAHKTPGGLQKTVINDSANVHGQKVTNAQQNPQRIVLQKSAVQAKKLPEIKTNTVKLENLAASTSETQIRRMCQAIGTIESIRMGEGSATIVFKTQSAAMVFHKKYQRKMLDLSLITVRLVPQSASGNKAVTAVTKKS from the exons CAGAATAGCTATAAGGGAGAAGAGGAAACAGATGATGTACTGGACTTAGGAGTCACGGACGCGCTCGACGACTTAGACGCCGAAGACGAAAATATAGAGTTTAGTAGAGGCAATACTGATAAACGTAGCGATAACGATTTCTATAAAGACGGCGACCATCCGGAGGCACAGTCGACGTCGTCGTATTACGAGCAGGACGAGAATGCCGATTACGCGAACGAGCACGAGGCGTTGCCTCAGTCCAGCAGAAATTCGGAATCGAGTAGCGTTAACATTTCTAATATCGGCAAGGGTGATCTGCGCGAGAAGTTGCAGAAAAATGTACAGAAGAGCATGTACGTCGGCAACGGGCAAGGAATGGAAGATGACGACTGCGAGGAGGCGAAGGAAAGGCGGAACAGATTTCAAAACGAGCGCACGATGATTTCTCCAAAGATGAACAATGATATTCCGGATACCTTAGAGAACGTCCTCACATCGGAGCCATCCAGAATGCCGTTCAGAGGAAGAGGACGGGGTCGTGGGACAAGAGGAAGCAGAGGAGGacgatttattttacaaaatactgGAAATTTCAATCCAAG GTTTGGTACGACACGGCCGAGTTTTGAAAATCAACCGCCTGCGTGCAGACCGCCACTAATACAGACCAGACCGTGTGGTTCTCTCCTTGGCGTACCAAGTAACATACAAACTCAGCAGCTAATATACCAACAAGCTAATCCACAACAATCCTTTCAACAGCCCTTCGGCCCGAATGGTCCGATGCAAGGGCCGCCGCCGGCGCAATTCGTGGAGAATAGGCCGCAGTTCAATCCCGGACAGTTCCAAGGCCTTTTGGGACCGCGGCCAATTAGTTCGAGGCTACCTGAGTATGGACCCAGAGGTCCTTTGACCGCGGGATCAATGCAGGGACCGAACTATAATTGTCCGCCCAATCAGCCACCGTATCACTCGCAACCGCCGATGCAACCGCCGTTCCAAAATCCAGCTGGCATTATGCAGGAGAACCGGCCGTTGCAGGAGAACCGGCCGATGCAGGAGAACCGGCTGATGCAGGAGAACCGGCTGATGCAAGAGAACCGGCCGATGCAGGGTAATCAGGGGCCTTTATTGCAAGGTAACCCGGGTGGTGGATCGCTCCTCGGTAATCCGAACATGCTGCTGCCCGGGAATCCTCCGAATATGCTGCCACCGGGGGGAAACCTGCCGATGCCGCCTATGCAGGGATTCCCGCGCCAGCAGCCCGCCCAGGGTCCACCCATGCAAAACCTGCCGCCGAACGTGCAAATGCCTAGTCAGCCGCCCTTCGAGAACAGACTGCCGCCGTTCCAAGAACCGCAGTTCGAAGGCCGAAGCGCCTACGACGCAAGGGCTGGTTACCATCCCGATCAAGTACCCAATAGCcaatttaataatacgatGCCACCGGTACCACAACA AGGCACCGTTCAGCCTGCGAACGATT CTCGACTCGTATGGGATTCTAATCAGCAAGTCCAACCACAAGCTTCTCACAGCGGGCAATTTCCACAACCTCACCCGTCGTATCAGAATCAGGGATCGTACAATCAGTCTCCTCAACAAGGTCCATCGCAGAACTATCAACAGAACTATCAGCAAAATAAAAGTGAT gACCCGTATGCATATTTTTCTGACGTGTGGCAAGAAAATAGACCACAGAGACCTCAAAATATGAGCCCGCCGAGCAAGCATTATCCTTCAGATAGCAATTATTCTCGCGAAAGTAATTATAGCGATAGTAAATATAAATCGGAGGGTCAATGGGATCAAAAGGACAATTATCAAGag GATCACAGAGGATCTCAACAGAGTTACCGAGAAAGAGATTTGCCGCTACGAACAAGAAACGATCACGTGCAGAGAAGCAGAACGCCGCCGAATGTGTATCGCAGCGATCCTTATGACCAAAAGACCTCTAGGCCTCCGATAAACGTTGCGTCTCGCGGAGTGAGCAGGCTTCCACAAAAGAGGATTTCTGACTCCTTGGATAAAGGGCCGCGGGAAATGAGCCCGAAACGCAGTAAGCCGCCTAACAGAAATCTTCAAGAGGTGCGAAGAGTAGATACAGTAAATGAAACCGTTGCTGACAAG GAAGAAGATAATGATCCAGAGATGCAGGAATACCGCAAGAAAATGGAGGAGCAAAAACGACTTCGAGAAAAATTGTTACGCGAGAAGGAGAACAGGCGTAAGATGGCCGCGATAGAGAAACAAAATGAGGATGCGAAGACTGACTCGAGTATTGCCGCAg CAAATGAGAATACGCAGCAAGAAGCGAAACCTGTGCCGACGCGATTTGTAAATGACAGCGCTGTTAAAACTCACCCTGTTGTTGCCAAAGGACGCAATCGTCCTGTCAATACACAGAGCACAGAG GCTGTGGACAGACCTTCTAATGTGCGAATTATCAGAACGATACAAACCAACGATTTATCCGACATGAGTGGTTCAAAAAGTAATTCCACACATGCGACTAATCAAGCCAGTGATATTATACAAACAAGGCAAGTGGTGCAACAGTCTGGCGTGCGAAGAGTTGTGATACAGAAGCCTCTGCTGAATTCGCAAAAGATCGCCACAACGATTCAAAAAACTGTCTCCAATCTGCAAAAGAGTCAGGGACTACAGCAGAAAATATCTAATACGCAAGTCATACAGACGCAGAAAGTTTTACAGAATCAGGGTAATATGTTACAAAAGTCTGCGGTCGTCGGTTCGAAAGCAGCAGTCGTCAATCAGAGAATAGTAGCGCATAAAACGCCGGGTGGTCTGCAAAAGACCGTGATTAATGACAGCGCAAATGTTCACGGCCAGAAAGTCACGAATGCGCAGCAAAACCCCCAGCGAATTGTACTGCAGAAGTCTGCGGTTCAAGCGAAAAAGTTACCCGAGATAAAGACAAACACagttaaattagaaaatttggCCGCGAGCACGTCTGAGACCCAAATCAGACGTATGTGTCAAGCCATCGGAACCATTGAG AGCATACGCATGGGCGAGGGTAGTGCGACCATTGTGTTTAAGACGCAATCTGCCGCTATGGTGTTTCACAAGAAATACCAGCGTAAAATGCTCGATTTATCGCTGATAACCGTACGTCTCGTGCCGCAAAGTGCATCCGGGAATAAAGCGGTCACAGCGGTCACAAAGAAATCCTAA